Within the Bradyrhizobium ottawaense genome, the region GACGGGAATGGCGATCATCATCGCGATCACGGAGGTGACCAGCGTGCCGTAGATCGGTCCGAGTGCGCCGAGCACCGGCGGATCGGCTGATGGCGCCCAGCGCGAGGTGAACAGGAAGGAGAAACCGTATTCCCTCATCGCGGGCCAGGCGCCGGCGATCAGGGAGATGATGATGCCGCCGAGAATGAGGAGCACCGAAATCGCGCAGGCGCGGGTGATCCAGTAAAACGTGACGTCGCCGAACTTGAAGGCGCTGAGGGCCCGGGCACGATCGTAAGGTCCAGCAGCAGCTTCCATTACGTCGCCTTGAACCGCCATGTCTGCCACGCCAATCCCCTGTACTTATAACCCAACAACCCGAAATCCTGTGCGCGGATTTCGCAGCTGGTTCGGCCGCGCGTTGTTCTTGGTTTTTGCTGTTGTTTTTGCCCCGCCCCGCCGGGAGGGAAAACCCAACCCGGGGTGAAGCCGGGTTGGGCAGAGGGAGCAGGCTCCCGTTGTGGTGTGAGCTCGTTATCGCAAGAGCGAAACGGGACTCAGCTCTTGATGTCGGCCGACCAGGTCTTCTCGATCAGCTTGACCACGGCATCCGGCATCGGGATGTAATCGAGCTCTTCAGCCATCTTGCCGCCCTTTTCGAACGACCACTTGAAGAACTTGATGGCTTCCTGGGACGCGGCCTTGTCGGTCGCATCCTTGTGCATCAGGATGAAGGTCGCCGCGGTGATCGGCCAGGAAGCATCGCCGGGCTGGTCGGTCAGGATCACGTAGTAGCCGGGCGCCTTGGCCCAGTCGGCGTTGGAAGCGGCCGCCTGGAACGCTGCGATGGTCGGCTGCACGGTCTTGCCGCCCTTGTTGATCAGCGCGGTGTAGGTCAGCTTGTTCTGCTTGGCGTAGGCATATTCGACGTAACCGATCGCGTTCTTGGTCTGGCCGATGTTGCCGGCAACGCCTTCATTGCCCTTGGCGCCAACGCCCGCCGGCCATTCGACCGCGGTGCCGGAGCCGACCTTGGTCTTCCACTCGGCATTCGACTTCGACAGATAGTCGGTGAAGTTGAAGGTGGTGCCCGAACCGTCGGAGCGACGCACCACGGTGATGGCGTCGGTCGGCAGCTTCAGGCTCGGATTGAGCTTGGCAATCGCGGCGTCGTTCCACTTGGTGATCTTGCCGAGATAGATGTCGCCGAGCACTTCGCCCGACAGCACCAGCTCGCCCGGCTTGATGCCTTCGAGGTTCACGACGGGGACGATCGCGCCCATCACCATCGGCCACTGCACTAGGCCGTCCTTTTCGAGCACTTCGGCCTTCAGCGGCGCGTCGGTGGCGCCGAAGGTCACGGTCTTGGCCTGGATCTGCTTGATGCCGGCGCCGGAACCGATCGACTGATAGTTCAGACCGTTGCCGGTTTCCTTTTTGTAGGCGTCAGCCCACTTCGAATAGATCGGGAACGGGAAGGTGGCGCCCGCGCCAGTAATATCGGCCGCGAAGGCCGACGTCGAAGCGGCGACCAGGCCGGCAGCGACGATTGTCTTGATGAAATTCATGGTCGGTCTCCATCTGGTGAGCGAAGCGTCTGATACGCCCGATCGCGCTCACGCCGCCCGTGTAGGTGCGGTCGATAGAGCTTTTACGAAGGTTTGGTGACAGTTGGATGACAAGTCTAAGCGATTGAAATTACTTGTATTTATGCCGGTATCGAGGTCTTCGCCTGGGGAAAACAGGCGGTAAAGGTGGCCCCGTTTTTGGGCACGCTTTCGATCAAAAGCCGGCCGCGATGGCGGTTAACAATATGTTTCACCAGCGATAAACCGAGCCCGGTTCCGCCCTGTGCGCGGCTGTCGCCGACATCGACCCGGTAGAAGCGCTCGGTCAGCCGCGGCAGGTGTTCCGGGGCAATGCCCGGGCCGAAATCGCGCACCAGCACGCGCACTTCCGGCGCCCCCTCGGCGGAATTCGCATGGACCAGGGAAACGATCACCCGGCCGCCCGACGCGCCGTATTTCAGCGCGTTCTCGATCAGGTTTTCGAACAGCCGCAGCAGCTCCTCGCGATCGCCCGCGATCGTCACCGGCAGTTCCGGCAGATCGATCTCGATCGCGACTTGGCGTTCGCGCGCCAGCGGTTCCAGCCCGTCGGCGACCTGGCGGATGATCGGCACCAGGTCGACCGAGGTATCGGGGCGGACATGGGCCGACAACTCGACCCGCGACAGCGACAGCAAGTCGTCGATCAGCCGCGCCATCCGCGTCGCCTGCGCATGCATGATGCCGAGAAAGCGCTCGCGCGCCTTGGCGTCATCCTTGGCCGGCCCCTGCAGCGTATCGATGAAACCCGAGAGTGCTGCCAGCGGCGTGCGCAGTTCGTGACTGGCATTGGCGACGAAATCGGCGCGCATTTCCTCGACCCGCCGCAGCGGCGTCTGGTCGTGGAAGGTCATCAGCATGCACTTGTCGGTGCCGCCGAACAGCGTCGGCACCGGCACCGGCGTGATGATCAGCTCCATCCAGCGATCGACCGGGACATGGTCGAGGTAGGTCGCCCGCCGCGGCTCGGTGGTCGCGATCGCCTCGCGCAGCGCGGTGATGATCTCCGGCGAGCGCAGCGCGAACTGGGCCAGTTCGTTCTTGCGCAGCGCCGGCGCGAGCTGGGCAGCGGCGGCGTTGAGATGCAGCACGCGGCCGGCGCGGTCGAGCAGCACGGCCGGATCCGGCATCCCGGCCACGACCGCGCTGACGGCGGCGGCCTCGACCGGATTGACGCCGCGGACATCCTCGCGGGACGTGACCGCGTTATGCAGCCGCCACGGCACCAGGGCTGCGGCAGCGATGCAGAGGAAAACCGCGGCGGCGCGCGCCGCCGAGAGTTCGGACAGGATCACCAGCACCGAAAGCGCGATCGCCGCGACGAGCAGAATGATGGCCGCATGGCGCAGGCGGTCCGGCCACGGCGCAAAGAAGGTGGATGAGGAGGAATCGTCTATCGCCATCGCGCCGGCTTTCTTCCCTCTGTCTCTATTAAAGACGCGTTTTCTACCGCAGATAAGTCTACGCAAGCTGCGTAAACTTGATTGCTATGCGAACCGGTGCCCACTTCGCTCGAAAACGCTTACCCTGGCGCTTTCCGCGGCTTCAGGCGCCGGAGTCTCCGCGCTCGCGCACATAGACCGCCTCACGTCTCGGCTCGGCGTCCGGGCCGGGCGTCATCTGGCGCAGGCGCTTGAGTCGCGCGCCGATGATGACCTCCCGAAGCGTCAGCAAGATTACAGATATGATGAACGGCGCAATATAGTAGAGCACGCGGAACAGCAGCATCCCGGCCAGCAGGTCTTCGCGGTCCATCTGCCACAGGCCGACCAGCATGGCGGCGTCGAACACCCCGAGCCCCCCGGGCGAATGGCTGGCAAAGCCCAGCAGCGTCGCCGAGACGAAAATGACCGCGACGACGACGAAGCCGAGATTGGGCTCGTCCGGCACCAGCACATACATCGCCAGCGCGCAGAACCCGAGGTCGACGATGCCGATCGCGATTTGCAGCAGCGTCAGCGGGCCGCCCGGCAGCATGACGGTCCACGGTCCGCGGCCGACGCCGCGCGGCTGGGTCCAGACCCAGACCACGTACCCCACCAAACCGACGATGATCGCAAACGCCACGACACGGTTGAGCCAGGGCGGCAGCAGGTCGATCGAGGAGGCGGCTTCCGGATGGTAGGCGATGCCCAGTCCCAGCACCGCGGCATTGCCGAGCCAGAAGGTCAGTCCGGCGAGGAAGCAGATCTTGGCGACGTCGATCGCGTTCAATCCCCAGGCCGAATAGATCCGGTAGCGAACCGCGCCGCCGGTGAAGACGCTGGCGCCGACATTGTGGCCGATCGAATAGGAGGTGAAGGCGGCCAGCGCGTTGACGCGGTAGGGGATGTTGCCGTGGCCGATCGCGCGCACCGCGAACCAGTCGTAGAATGTCAGCGTGAAATAGCCCGCAGCCACGAACAGCGCCGCCAGCCATATCTGGCGCGGTTCCGTGCTCTTGATGGCCTCGATCACCTCGTTGGAGTCGATGCCGCGCAGCATGTGATAGAGCACGTAGCAAGCGATCGCGATGACCGCGACGCTAATCACAACCCCGAGCTTATGCAGGACTTGCTTCTGGCGCAGAAACGAGATCGCCCTGCGTATTGCTTCCAGCATCTAGACCTCGAATTGCGATCCGGCGACGACGCTAACGGTGCGAAGCCCGCCGGCACCACGCTGCTCCCTGACCCCTCTGGTAGCGCGTTTTGGGCCGGAGTGGAATTCGCCGTAGGACAATAAAACGCGCTTCTTCAACATATTAGGCGGGGTTGATGACACCGGAAGCACAGTTTTGCTGCAATCGCGCCGCCCAAATGAGCTTTCGGGACGGGGAAGGGACCGGCTGATGGCGCGGGACGGCGGCAGGGGCTGCGCGATGACCTGCCCCTGCATCGTGTCAGGCCGCAGGCTGGCTGCGCGAAACCACCCAGTTGCGCAGCCATGACCCGACCGCGCAACCGCAGAGATAAAGCGCGAACATGATCAGGCCGAGGTCGAGCCAGTAGCCGAAACGGCCGGGAACCACGCGGGTGAGGGCCGCCGCAACCAGCGCCGCCGCCAAGGCCGCCAGCGCCCAGCGCCATTTCTTCGGAACGCCCTCGCCGTGCTGAACCACGGAAATCCAGCCCATCGCCAGCCCAAGCAGCACTGAACCCAGCAGCCAGCCCCAATAGAATGTCGCCAGATAGGCCATGCTTACCTCACCACGAAATCAATGCGGCGGTTCTGCGCCTTGCCGTCCTCGGTGTCATTGCCCGCAATCGGTTGCGTCGAGCCATAGCCAACCGCCATGAAGCGGTTCGCCGGCAGCCCCGCTTTGACCAGGTAGTCGGTGACCGACTGCGCCCGTTTCTCCGACAGCGCCTGGTTGGCCGCTGCGTCGCCGTCGGTATCGGTATGTCCGGCAATCTCGATATTGGCGTTCGGACAGCGCAGCGCGGTTTCGATCAGGCGATCGAGCAGTCCGGCGGAATCCGCCACGATATCGGCCTTCCCGGACTCGAACCGGATCCGGGCCTTGCCGAGCAGTTCGGCGAACAATTGCTGACAGACGGTGGCGTCGACCGGCGCTGCGGCCGGCTTGACCGAGATTTCCGGCTTGAACTGCCAGCCCTGCGGAAAATCCTTGCCGAGGCCGGCGCGGATCTGATTGCCAGCGGCTTCATAGAGCGCGTCGCCCGACAGCTTCACCTCGCGGTCGCTGACCACGAGCGTGCCGGTCGACAGCCGCGACAGCGCGCCGAGCGCGGGCACCACCGCATTGGCAAATCCGGCCGGCGCGCCGACGCTCGCCTTGAGATTATCGACGACCTTTTCACTGAAGAACTTGCGTCCCGCCGCCGCCACCAGCGCCGCATGGACGTTGTTGTCGGGCACATAGCCGGTCAGCGTCAGCGTCACCGCGACCGGATCCTTGTAGGCCTGGAAGATGTAGGGCGGCGCCTTGACGTCGTTGGCCGCCACCGAAAACCCTTCGGGAAGATTCTTCAGTGCAGCTGATATCGCTTCCCTGCCGCCGAGATCGCGCGCCATGCCCGACAGGCTGACCTTGGTGTCCGACAGCGTGATCTTGCCGTCCTTCAATTTGCCGATCTGGTCGAGCAGCAGCAGCGCGGCGTTGTCGAAACGCGGCGGCGCGCCGCGCGACAAATTCATGCGGTCAACGACCTCGATGCCGCCGAGATTGGCGCGCGCCGCCTCCGTCAGCTTGCTTTTGCTCTCCGGCAGCGGCGAACTGCCCGACAGCGTCACCCGGACGACGTCGCGCTCGGCCGACCAGACGAACGGCTTGGCTTCGGGAACGAGACGGGTTTCGTCATTGACGAGCCGAACGCCCGGCACGGCTTCCACCGAGGCGACCGCGCTCTGACGGCCGTCTTCCGAGAACGCATCGGCCACGAACGTCACATCGCGGCCCTCGACCACGATACGCGTCTTGTCGAGCACGGTATCCTTGAGCGCGGCGGTCGAACGCTGCACCAGATCGGCTTCCAGCGGTTCCGTGCTGGTCCAGGCCGCGATAGCCCAAAAGATGACCAGCGGAATTACCCCCGGCCACCATTTGCTGCTCCACCTGAAAAGTCCGTGCATTCGAGGTCCTGCGGATCCGGGGGAATTGAGAGAAAACAAACCCTTGCGAGGCTGTCAAACCCGAAATACCACAGAAACGTCTGCGCGCGGGTATTTGGCCGGCTAACCTTTTGTTCAATGGTCAGCCGTTAACTTGCAGTCAAACTCCAACCGGCCAACCGCTTGTGATGAAGCAGCTCCGCAACACCGTTATCCGGACCGGACTGGAAGTGCTTTCTCGGTCCGGGGTGCATCACCTGCTGCGACCATTCTTCGCGGGTGTCGGCGCCATTTTCATGCTGCACCAGGTCCGCCCGGGCCGCGACGCCGAATTCCAGCCCAACCGTCATCTCGAGATCGAGCCCGAATTCCTGCGCGCGACGCTGCAGCATCTTCGCCAGCTCGACGTCGATCTCGTCACCATGGACGAGGTGCATGCGCGGCTTTCGCAGCGCAATTTCGCGCGGCGGTTCGCCTGTTTCACCTTCGACGACGGTTATCGCGACAACCGCGATTTCGCCCTGCCGGTGATGCGCGAATTTGACGCGCCCCTCACCGTCTATGTCGCCAGCGATTTTGCCGAAGGCACCGGCCGGCTGTGGTGGGTCGCGCTCGAGAGAGCGATCGCCGGGGCATCCTCGGTCGAGATCCCCTTCGGCGGCAACCTCGCACGCCTCGATACCTCGACGCCGGCGGCCAGGCAGGCCGCCTTCGACCGGATTCACGACTGGCTGCGCGCCCTGCCCGGCGAGCACGATCAGCAACGCGAAATCTCAGCGCTATGCACGCGCCATGAGGTGGACGAGGCCGCCATTGTCCGCGACCTCTGCCTGTCCTGGGACGAATTGAAACCGTTCGCGGACGATCCGCTGGTCACGATCGGCGCGCATACCATCAGCCATTGCAACCTCGCGCGGCAGAGCGAAGCGAGCGCTTCGCTCGAGATCGCCACCAGCCGCGCGCGGATCGAGAATGCGCTGCAGCGGCCGGTGCTGCATTTCGCCTATCCCTATGGCGACCGCACGGCCGCCGGGGTGCGCGAATTCGCAGCGACGAAAGCGGCGGGATTCAAGACCGCGGTTACGACGCGGCCGGGCATGATCTATCCGGAAAGCGCCGGCCACCTGACGGCGCTGCAGCGGGTCTCGCTCAACGGCAATTACCAGGATCTCCGCATCCTCCCCGTCCTGACCTCCGGCACCGCCACCGCGATGTGGAACGGTTTTCGCCGCATCGACGCGGCGTAGCGGCACCCACTATTGTCGTCCCCGCGAACGCGGGGACCCATAGCCACCGGCTCCAATTATTGAAAAAGATGACGACTCCATTGCCCGACCGATAGGCCGCGGCGTATGGGTCCCTGCGTTCGCAGGGACGACAGAGAATGGAGTTTCTTGACTCGCTCCGCGCCCGCGCCCAAAACCTGCGGCAAATCAAATGGAGGAACGCATGTTCAAGGATCTGTTTTCGTTGAAGGGCCGTATTGCAGTCGTGACCGGCGGATCGCGCGGCATCGGCAAGATGATCGCGGCGGGATTTCTCGCCCAGGGTGCGGCGAAGGTCTACATCACCGCGCGCAAGGCCGGGCCCTGCGAGGCGACTGCGAAGGAGCTTTCGGCCGCCTATGACGGCGAATGCATCGCGCTGCCGATCGACATTTCGACGGTCGAAGGCTGCAACAAGCTTGCCGCCGAAATCATCAAGCTGGAGCCGAAGCTCGACATCCTCGTCAACAATGCCGGTGCGGCCTGGGGCGCTGAATTCGACGAATTCCCCGAGAGCGGCTGGGACAAGGTCATGGACCTCAACGTCAAGTCGCTGTTCTTCCTGACCAAGGCGCTGGCAAAGCCGCTGCGCGCCGCAGCCAGCCGCGAGCGGCCTGCCAAGGTCATCAACGTCGCCTCGATCGACGGCATCTTCGTCAACCCGGGCGAGACCTATTCCTACGCCGCGAGCAAGGCCGCCGTGATCCACCTGACGCGGCGCATGGCGACCAAACTGATCAAGGACAGCATCAACGTGACCGCGATCGCGCCGGGTGCGTTCGCCTCCGACATGAACAGGGCTGCGCGCGACCGCTCGGACGAACTCGCGGCGCGGATTCCGGCCCAGCGCATCGGCACCGATGAGGACATGGCGGGAATCGCCATCTATCTCGCCTCGCGCGCCGGCGATTACGTGGTCGGCAACACCATCGCGGTCGATGGCGGCGTGGTCTACGCGAATGCGGGGCTGGAGATCGCGGGGTAAATTGCTGTCGTCCCGGCGAACGCCGGGACCCATACCGCGTGATCCATCGATAGAGCGCTGTGGCAGACGTCATCGCAAAACAGTGAAGTCCTGTGGTTATGGGTCCCGGCGTTCGCCGGGACGACATAGACTCACGTATCGATCTTCACATACTCGAAATCGCCGGGCTTGTTGTCGATGCCGACCTTGGGCGGCGAGATCCAGGACGCGTACTGGCCGGTTTCGGTGACCGGCTTCATCAGCGAAGCGATGAAGTCGCCGTCGGCGGATGACGGCAGCCATTCGCCCTTGCGCTGGTTCCAGGTGGCGTCGTCGATCAGCACGCCTTCGGGCGTGGCGTGGATATCCCTGAACTCGCCGATCTGGCGATGGAACGCGACGTTCGGCAGC harbors:
- a CDS encoding ATP-binding protein; amino-acid sequence: MAIDDSSSSTFFAPWPDRLRHAAIILLVAAIALSVLVILSELSAARAAAVFLCIAAAALVPWRLHNAVTSREDVRGVNPVEAAAVSAVVAGMPDPAVLLDRAGRVLHLNAAAAQLAPALRKNELAQFALRSPEIITALREAIATTEPRRATYLDHVPVDRWMELIITPVPVPTLFGGTDKCMLMTFHDQTPLRRVEEMRADFVANASHELRTPLAALSGFIDTLQGPAKDDAKARERFLGIMHAQATRMARLIDDLLSLSRVELSAHVRPDTSVDLVPIIRQVADGLEPLARERQVAIEIDLPELPVTIAGDREELLRLFENLIENALKYGASGGRVIVSLVHANSAEGAPEVRVLVRDFGPGIAPEHLPRLTERFYRVDVGDSRAQGGTGLGLSLVKHIVNRHRGRLLIESVPKNGATFTACFPQAKTSIPA
- the pstS gene encoding phosphate ABC transporter substrate-binding protein PstS; protein product: MNFIKTIVAAGLVAASTSAFAADITGAGATFPFPIYSKWADAYKKETGNGLNYQSIGSGAGIKQIQAKTVTFGATDAPLKAEVLEKDGLVQWPMVMGAIVPVVNLEGIKPGELVLSGEVLGDIYLGKITKWNDAAIAKLNPSLKLPTDAITVVRRSDGSGTTFNFTDYLSKSNAEWKTKVGSGTAVEWPAGVGAKGNEGVAGNIGQTKNAIGYVEYAYAKQNKLTYTALINKGGKTVQPTIAAFQAAASNADWAKAPGYYVILTDQPGDASWPITAATFILMHKDATDKAASQEAIKFFKWSFEKGGKMAEELDYIPMPDAVVKLIEKTWSADIKS
- a CDS encoding SDR family oxidoreductase, giving the protein MFKDLFSLKGRIAVVTGGSRGIGKMIAAGFLAQGAAKVYITARKAGPCEATAKELSAAYDGECIALPIDISTVEGCNKLAAEIIKLEPKLDILVNNAGAAWGAEFDEFPESGWDKVMDLNVKSLFFLTKALAKPLRAAASRERPAKVINVASIDGIFVNPGETYSYAASKAAVIHLTRRMATKLIKDSINVTAIAPGAFASDMNRAARDRSDELAARIPAQRIGTDEDMAGIAIYLASRAGDYVVGNTIAVDGGVVYANAGLEIAG
- a CDS encoding OmpA family protein, producing the protein MHGLFRWSSKWWPGVIPLVIFWAIAAWTSTEPLEADLVQRSTAALKDTVLDKTRIVVEGRDVTFVADAFSEDGRQSAVASVEAVPGVRLVNDETRLVPEAKPFVWSAERDVVRVTLSGSSPLPESKSKLTEAARANLGGIEVVDRMNLSRGAPPRFDNAALLLLDQIGKLKDGKITLSDTKVSLSGMARDLGGREAISAALKNLPEGFSVAANDVKAPPYIFQAYKDPVAVTLTLTGYVPDNNVHAALVAAAGRKFFSEKVVDNLKASVGAPAGFANAVVPALGALSRLSTGTLVVSDREVKLSGDALYEAAGNQIRAGLGKDFPQGWQFKPEISVKPAAAPVDATVCQQLFAELLGKARIRFESGKADIVADSAGLLDRLIETALRCPNANIEIAGHTDTDGDAAANQALSEKRAQSVTDYLVKAGLPANRFMAVGYGSTQPIAGNDTEDGKAQNRRIDFVVR
- a CDS encoding polysaccharide deacetylase family protein — translated: MKQLRNTVIRTGLEVLSRSGVHHLLRPFFAGVGAIFMLHQVRPGRDAEFQPNRHLEIEPEFLRATLQHLRQLDVDLVTMDEVHARLSQRNFARRFACFTFDDGYRDNRDFALPVMREFDAPLTVYVASDFAEGTGRLWWVALERAIAGASSVEIPFGGNLARLDTSTPAARQAAFDRIHDWLRALPGEHDQQREISALCTRHEVDEAAIVRDLCLSWDELKPFADDPLVTIGAHTISHCNLARQSEASASLEIATSRARIENALQRPVLHFAYPYGDRTAAGVREFAATKAAGFKTAVTTRPGMIYPESAGHLTALQRVSLNGNYQDLRILPVLTSGTATAMWNGFRRIDAA
- a CDS encoding lysylphosphatidylglycerol synthase domain-containing protein — protein: MLEAIRRAISFLRQKQVLHKLGVVISVAVIAIACYVLYHMLRGIDSNEVIEAIKSTEPRQIWLAALFVAAGYFTLTFYDWFAVRAIGHGNIPYRVNALAAFTSYSIGHNVGASVFTGGAVRYRIYSAWGLNAIDVAKICFLAGLTFWLGNAAVLGLGIAYHPEAASSIDLLPPWLNRVVAFAIIVGLVGYVVWVWTQPRGVGRGPWTVMLPGGPLTLLQIAIGIVDLGFCALAMYVLVPDEPNLGFVVVAVIFVSATLLGFASHSPGGLGVFDAAMLVGLWQMDREDLLAGMLLFRVLYYIAPFIISVILLTLREVIIGARLKRLRQMTPGPDAEPRREAVYVRERGDSGA